A genomic segment from Aegilops tauschii subsp. strangulata cultivar AL8/78 chromosome 1, Aet v6.0, whole genome shotgun sequence encodes:
- the LOC109782558 gene encoding 3-deoxy-manno-octulosonate cytidylyltransferase — protein sequence MPICPAPSESSGSGSRVWIFHGLALGAAAAAAAAAYLYRRPRGFRSLAVGIIPARYASSRFEGKPLALILGKPMIQRTWERVMLASSLDHVVVATDDEKIAECCRGFGADVIMTSVSCQNGSERCCEALQKLRKHYDIVVNIQGDEPLIEPEIIDGVVMALQRAPDAVFSTAATALKPDDAFDTNRVKCVVDNQGYAIYFSRGLIPFNKSGKVNPHFPYLLHLGISGFDSKFLKIYPQLAPTPLQLEEDLEQLKVLENGYKMKVIKVDHDAHGVDAPEDVQKIEALMRARNIQ from the exons ATGCCGATCTGCCCGGCGCCGTCGGAGTCCTCGGGGTCCGGGAGCCGCGTGTGGATCTTCCACGGGCTGGCgctcggcgcggcggcggcggcggccgcggccgcCTACCTGTACCGCCGGCCCCGCGGGTTCCGCAGCCTGGCGGTGGGCATCATCCCCGCGCGCTACGCCTCCTCCCGCTTCGAGGGCAAGCCGCTCGCCCTCATCCTCGGCAAGCCCATGATACAG AGAACCTGGGAAAGAGTTATGCTAGCTTCTTCGTTAGACCATGTCG TTGTGGCAACGGATGATGAGAAAATTGCTGAGTGCTGTAGAGGATTTGGAGCTGATGTTATAATGACATCAGTATCATGCCAAAATG GATCTGAACGCTGCTGTGAGGCACTTCAAAAGCTCAGGAAACATTACGACATTGTTGTCAACATTCAAGGGGATGAGCCTCTTATTGAACCAGAGATAATAGACGGTGTGGTTATGGCACTGCAG CGAGCTCCTGATGCAGTCTTCAGCACAGCTGCCACAGCACTAAAACCTGATGATGCATTTGACACAAACCGAGTGAAGTGTGTAGTAGACAACCAGGGTTATGCAATATACTTCTCAAGAGGGCTGATCCCATTTAACAA ATCAGGGAAAGTCAATCCTCACTTCCCATATCTTCTTCATCTTGGGATTTCG GGCTTTGATTCGAAGTTTCTGAAGATCTATCCACAGCTTGCACCAACCCCATTGCAACTAGAAGAGGACCTGGAGCAACTTAAAGTTCTTGAGAACGGCTACAAGATGAAG GTTATCAAGGTGGACCATGATGCCCATGGTGTGGATGCGCCCGAAGACGTCCAGAAAATAGAAGCATTGATGCGGGCAAGGAACATCCAGTAG